The window GCACGTTCACGCCGCTCGACACGAGCAGGAACGCGGGCCACGCGACGATCGCGGACGCGACGCCGCCCCAGAGGATCACCTTGCTCGCGCCGAAGCGCTCGGCGAGACGACCGCCGATGATGAGCACGGGGATCTCGACGATCGCCGCGACGATGCCGCCGAGCAGCAGCACGCCGGCGTCGTAGCCGAGCACCGACTTCCCGTAGAACACGATGAAGGTCGTGACGAGGTAGAACCCGCCGACCCCGAGGAACGCGGCCGCCATGCCGACGATGATCTGCAACCAGTTCTCGCGCAGCACCGTGATGACGGGCGCCTTCACGAGCTCGCCCGACTCCTCGAGCTCGGCGAACACGGGCGACTCCTCGAGCCGGCGCCGGATGTAGACCGCGACGAACAGCAGCGGGAACGCGATGAGGAACGGGATGCGCCAGCCCCACGCGTCGAAGTTCTCCTGCGAGAGCCACAGCGTCATGAGGAAGAAACCGCCCGACGACAGGATCGTGCCGATCGGCGAGCCGATCTGCGGGAGGGCCGCATAGCGTGCCCGGTTCTCGAGCGGGGCGTTCTCGACGACGATCGTCATCGCCCCCGACCACTCGCCGCCGACGAACAGTCCCTGCACGACGCGCAGGAGCACGAGCAGGATCGGCGCGGCGATGCCGATCGCGGCATAGTTCGGCAGCAGGCCGATGAGGCCCGTGACGACACCGATCCCGATGATCGTGATCATGAGCGTCTTCCGGCGACCGATGCGATCGCCCATCGTGCCGAAGATCATGCCGCCGATCGGGCGGGCGACGAGACCGACCCCGAACGTCGCGAACGAGGCCATGGCGGCGGCCGTCCGGTCGTTGGTGTCGAAGTACTGGATGTTGAACACGAGCGCGGCGGCGGCGGAGAAGAGGAAGAAGTCGTACCACTCCATTGCGGTACCGACGAGGGCGCCGATGGCGACCTTGTCCGCGTCTTTCTTCGTGAGCGTCTTGACCGCGCCCGCCTCGATGTTTCCCTGGTGCGACATGGCGTCCTCCACTGGAGTTCTCGGGTGTCGGGCTTTCGGATGGCGGCCAGTCTCGCAATCCGCGGCGCCGCGGCGACGTTCGGATCGACGCGGGACACGTGCGCAAGAATGTGCACATGCACATCCTGGACGGCGAACACGTCGGGGACGGCCCCGAACGGTCCGGAGTCGGGCGTCCCGGCGCCGAACGCTGGGGCGAACTGCTCGACGCGATCGACGTCGAGGAGCTCGCGCGCGACTTCGAGCACCGGGTCCGTCGCCTCGACTGGTACCGCGACGAGGTGCTCACGGTGAGCGAACTGCGGGGGAGCGCGACCGCGAGCTTCCGGAGCGTGCTGCGCTCCATGGACCCGCGCGTCGACCGGGCGGGCGCGAAGGAGGAGCTGCTCGAGATCGCGGCCCACGTGGGCGTGTCCCGCGCTCGCCTCGGCACGCCGGTCGAGATGCTTCTGCACGCGATCCGGATCGACTTCACGGT is drawn from Pseudoclavibacter chungangensis and contains these coding sequences:
- a CDS encoding MFS transporter, which translates into the protein MSHQGNIEAGAVKTLTKKDADKVAIGALVGTAMEWYDFFLFSAAAALVFNIQYFDTNDRTAAAMASFATFGVGLVARPIGGMIFGTMGDRIGRRKTLMITIIGIGVVTGLIGLLPNYAAIGIAAPILLVLLRVVQGLFVGGEWSGAMTIVVENAPLENRARYAALPQIGSPIGTILSSGGFFLMTLWLSQENFDAWGWRIPFLIAFPLLFVAVYIRRRLEESPVFAELEESGELVKAPVITVLRENWLQIIVGMAAAFLGVGGFYLVTTFIVFYGKSVLGYDAGVLLLGGIVAAIVEIPVLIIGGRLAERFGASKVILWGGVASAIVAWPAFLLVSSGVNVLVVIGMTVAVAALSFPYAASGTALTSLFPAKTRFTGVGFAQNFAGMLSGFVPLLATGVTAAANDAWWPAALILVVTSLLTAVAGIFIPRLSVPLPGFKH